The uncultured Bacteroides sp. genome has a segment encoding these proteins:
- the glmM gene encoding phosphoglucosamine mutase, giving the protein MTLIKSISGIRGTIGGHAGEGLNPLDIVKFTSAYATLIRKTTKSTSNKIVVGRDARISGKMVNNVVIGTLMGMGYDVVDIGLASTPTTELAVTMEGACGGIILTASHNPKQWNALKLLNEYGEFLNAAEGEEVLRIAEAEEFTFAEVDSLGAYREDLSYNQKHIDSVLALKLVDVEAIRKANFRVAIDCVNSVGGIILPDLFDALGVKHVEKLYCEPNGNFQHNPEPLEKNLGDIMNLMKSGKADVAFVVDPDVDRLAMICEDGKMYGEEYTLVTVADYVLKHTPGNTVSNLSSTRALRDVTRKYGQAYNAAAVGEVNVVTKMKDTNAVIGGEGNGGVIYPESHYGRDALVGIALFLSHLAHEGKKVSELRATYPPYFIAKNKVELTPAIDVDAILAKVKEIYAKEEINDIDGVKIDFPDKWVHLRKSNTEPIIRVYSEASTMEAAEEIGQKIMDVIAELAK; this is encoded by the coding sequence ATGACACTTATTAAATCAATTTCTGGTATCCGTGGAACTATTGGCGGACATGCCGGAGAAGGGCTAAACCCGCTTGACATAGTAAAATTCACTTCCGCTTACGCAACATTGATAAGAAAGACTACTAAATCAACAAGCAATAAAATTGTTGTAGGCCGCGATGCTCGTATCTCCGGGAAAATGGTTAATAATGTAGTTATCGGTACCTTAATGGGTATGGGCTATGACGTGGTAGATATTGGCCTTGCCTCTACTCCTACTACAGAACTTGCTGTTACCATGGAAGGTGCTTGCGGAGGGATTATCCTTACTGCCAGCCACAATCCAAAACAATGGAACGCACTGAAACTACTGAACGAGTATGGAGAATTCCTTAACGCAGCAGAAGGAGAAGAAGTGCTTCGCATTGCTGAAGCTGAAGAGTTTACTTTTGCCGAAGTAGATAGTCTGGGGGCTTACCGTGAAGATTTAAGTTACAACCAAAAACATATAGACAGCGTACTTGCGCTGAAACTTGTTGATGTGGAAGCTATCCGCAAAGCAAACTTCAGAGTAGCTATTGACTGTGTAAACTCTGTGGGAGGAATTATTCTTCCTGATTTATTTGATGCGCTGGGCGTGAAGCATGTAGAAAAGCTGTATTGCGAACCTAACGGAAACTTCCAGCACAACCCTGAACCGCTTGAAAAGAATCTGGGAGACATTATGAATCTGATGAAAAGCGGAAAGGCTGACGTTGCATTCGTTGTTGACCCTGACGTTGACCGCCTTGCAATGATTTGCGAAGACGGAAAAATGTACGGAGAAGAATATACACTGGTTACTGTTGCCGACTATGTATTAAAACATACTCCGGGTAATACAGTTTCAAACTTAAGTTCAACCCGTGCACTTCGTGACGTAACCCGTAAATACGGACAGGCTTACAATGCTGCTGCTGTAGGCGAGGTAAACGTGGTAACTAAAATGAAAGATACAAATGCTGTGATCGGTGGTGAAGGCAACGGAGGAGTTATCTATCCGGAAAGTCACTACGGACGCGACGCATTGGTTGGTATCGCTCTTTTCCTTAGCCATCTTGCTCACGAAGGAAAGAAGGTTAGCGAACTGAGAGCTACTTATCCTCCTTACTTTATCGCTAAGAATAAAGTTGAGTTAACTCCGGCTATTGATGTAGATGCTATTCTTGCTAAAGTAAAAGAGATCTATGCCAAAGAAGAAATCAATGACATTGATGGTGTAAAGATTGACTTCCCAGATAAGTGGGTTCACCTGAGAAAGAGTAACACAGAACCAATTATCCGTGTTTACTCTGAAGCCTCAACCATGGAAGCTGCCGAAGAAATTGGTCAGAAAATTATGGATGTAATTGCGGAACTGGCAAAATAA
- a CDS encoding DUF4827 domain-containing protein, which translates to MKKLTLLLFSLLIVGFAFQSCSNSQKTYAEMQADETKAIKDFIQKNNIEVISTDKFLQQDSTTTGNQYVLFSDDGVYLHIDKKGGKMAKSNDVILTRFLEISVATGDSTLSNNYDNTSIDQFRYTKNSYSTYGQFFMEQSQKAYMLSAYGSAVPAGWLLPLQYVGDGSKIKVIVPSTKGHSTAQQYVTPYFYEIEYKIY; encoded by the coding sequence ATGAAAAAACTAACTTTACTGCTATTCTCTTTACTTATAGTGGGATTCGCTTTTCAATCCTGTAGCAATAGTCAAAAAACTTATGCAGAAATGCAGGCTGATGAAACAAAAGCTATTAAGGATTTTATCCAAAAAAATAATATTGAAGTTATAAGCACCGATAAGTTCCTGCAACAGGATAGTACAACAACGGGAAATCAATATGTATTATTCTCCGATGACGGTGTGTATTTACATATTGATAAGAAAGGCGGCAAAATGGCTAAAAGTAACGACGTTATCCTAACTCGTTTTCTGGAGATTAGCGTTGCCACCGGAGACAGTACATTGTCCAACAACTATGACAATACCAGCATAGATCAGTTTAGATACACCAAAAACAGTTATTCAACTTATGGACAGTTCTTTATGGAACAAAGCCAGAAAGCTTATATGCTAAGTGCTTATGGAAGCGCAGTTCCTGCAGGTTGGTTATTGCCACTTCAGTATGTGGGAGACGGATCTAAGATAAAAGTGATAGTTCCCTCAACTAAAGGACACAGCACAGCGCAACAATATGTAACTCCCTATTTTTACGAAATAGAATACAAAATTTACTAA
- a CDS encoding bifunctional oligoribonuclease/PAP phosphatase NrnA has protein sequence MLTKIINQANIDLFGEWLKETEKIVIVTHVSPDGDAMGSSLGLYHFLISQNKTVNIIVPNAFPEFLKWMPGAKNIMLYDKSKEIADKLIADADMICCLDFNGLKRIEGMGNAVKEAKARKVMVDHHPFPDDICSIVMSHPEISSTSELVFRLISRLGYFDEITKEGAECIYTGMMTDTGSFTYNSNSQEIYYIISQLISKGIDKDDINRNVYNTYSECRLRLMGYVLHTKMKVYPEHHAAMISLTQDELKEFSYVKGDSEGFVNIPLSIKDVKFSVFFREDTDMIKISLRSVGEFPCNKFASEFFGGGGHLNASGGEFYGTMQEAIDTFEQALDKYKPLLTTNN, from the coding sequence ATGTTGACAAAAATAATAAACCAAGCAAATATTGATCTTTTCGGAGAATGGCTCAAAGAAACGGAAAAGATAGTTATTGTAACACATGTTTCTCCTGATGGAGATGCAATGGGTTCCTCTTTAGGACTTTATCATTTTCTTATCTCACAGAATAAGACAGTAAATATTATAGTACCCAATGCCTTTCCCGAGTTTCTGAAATGGATGCCCGGAGCAAAGAACATCATGCTTTACGATAAAAGCAAAGAGATTGCCGACAAGCTTATTGCAGATGCCGACATGATTTGTTGCCTCGATTTCAACGGACTAAAACGAATTGAAGGAATGGGCAATGCAGTAAAAGAGGCCAAAGCCCGCAAAGTAATGGTCGATCATCATCCATTCCCGGACGATATCTGTTCCATTGTAATGTCTCACCCGGAAATATCGTCAACATCCGAATTAGTGTTCCGCTTAATCAGCCGCCTGGGATATTTTGATGAAATAACCAAAGAAGGAGCCGAATGCATCTATACAGGAATGATGACCGACACCGGCAGCTTTACTTATAATTCAAACAGTCAGGAAATATACTACATCATCAGTCAGCTGATATCTAAAGGTATTGATAAAGACGACATTAACCGTAACGTTTACAACACTTACTCCGAATGCCGCCTGCGCCTGATGGGATATGTACTTCACACAAAGATGAAAGTGTATCCTGAACATCATGCAGCGATGATCTCACTTACTCAGGATGAGCTGAAAGAATTCAGTTATGTAAAGGGCGATTCAGAAGGATTTGTTAATATACCTCTATCTATTAAAGATGTAAAATTCTCTGTTTTCTTTCGGGAAGACACAGACATGATAAAAATATCATTACGGTCGGTAGGAGAATTCCCTTGCAACAAATTTGCATCCGAGTTTTTCGGCGGTGGAGGGCATCTGAATGCTTCCGGAGGAGAATTTTACGGAACTATGCAGGAAGCAATTGACACCTTTGAACAAGCTTTAGATAAATATAAACCTTTATTAACGACAAATAATTAG
- a CDS encoding ComEC/Rec2 family competence protein, translated as MGSLCLLCIISFFLYHLFRKYTFRWFTGTCIYLLLFTLGTVITEFHLSSAHYQWPVEKSVYKALLTENPQEKERSILCPVTVMIRQDSLGIHPIQKKVLLYLTKDSLSKQIKRGDKILFYGQINAPRNNGNPEEFDYASYLIHQGISGTAFAYTGSWKPTGHDASRTLEQTALDYRTLLLGKIKSLGFSGDEYTVLSALVLGYQNELSEEIRESYSISGASHVLSLSGLHIGFLYFLLDFLLGFANRRKDSLIAKQLIIVVLLWGFAFLTGLLSPVIRSVIMFSLIALSKIRNNQPVTLNTLAVAALLMLIYNPFYLYDVSFQLSFSAVAGIVMIQPWLYNRIKVENRIVKYVWGLMSVSIAAQIITAPIVLYYFSRFSTHFLLTNIIVVPLVSVIMYLAVFTLCIGFIPPLQALLAYLLKESIKLLNGTVVFVEHLPYSSIDHIWLNTVDVAVFYLIFLFFSLYFVAKKRWALFSLLSCILVLFLFHAEETYKHQNIRSIVFYNARNCPTVHLIESRETSYLFSAEKDDVHKKLRYAARRFWDKNQLNSPQTLPSEYSGKEIWRHNNMLCFEGKTICMIKDNSWRNKISDKPLYIDYLYICKGYKGKLVWLMPLFNAKKVVIDGSISDYHKEAFKKECTLLGMNFISLSEKGAFQIAL; from the coding sequence ATGGGTTCACTTTGCCTCTTGTGTATTATCTCATTTTTTCTTTATCATCTTTTCAGAAAATATACATTCAGGTGGTTTACAGGTACTTGCATTTATCTATTGCTCTTCACTCTGGGCACCGTAATCACGGAATTTCATTTATCATCTGCTCACTACCAGTGGCCTGTGGAAAAGAGTGTTTACAAAGCTCTGCTCACGGAAAATCCACAGGAGAAAGAGCGCAGCATATTGTGTCCTGTAACCGTCATGATAAGACAGGATTCATTAGGCATTCATCCAATACAGAAAAAGGTATTGCTTTATCTCACCAAAGATTCACTCAGCAAACAGATAAAGCGTGGTGATAAGATATTGTTCTATGGCCAGATTAATGCGCCTCGCAACAATGGCAATCCCGAAGAGTTTGATTATGCTTCTTATCTGATTCATCAGGGAATTAGCGGAACAGCCTTTGCATATACCGGAAGTTGGAAACCGACAGGGCACGATGCTTCGCGGACTCTGGAACAAACTGCTCTGGATTACCGGACACTGTTATTGGGAAAAATAAAAAGTCTGGGATTCTCGGGAGATGAATATACCGTTCTCTCAGCGTTGGTGTTGGGATATCAGAACGAGCTGAGTGAAGAAATACGTGAAAGCTACTCCATCTCAGGAGCCAGCCATGTGCTTTCGCTCTCAGGGTTACACATCGGCTTTCTTTATTTTCTACTTGATTTCCTGCTTGGTTTTGCCAACAGAAGGAAAGATTCTCTCATTGCCAAACAACTAATCATAGTAGTTCTTTTATGGGGATTCGCATTTCTCACCGGACTACTGTCTCCGGTTATCCGTTCTGTGATTATGTTTTCACTCATCGCGCTTTCCAAAATACGAAATAATCAGCCCGTTACGCTCAACACTCTGGCAGTGGCCGCTCTGCTGATGTTGATTTACAACCCTTTTTATCTGTATGATGTCAGCTTCCAGCTATCTTTCTCCGCGGTAGCAGGAATTGTAATGATTCAACCGTGGCTTTATAACCGGATAAAGGTGGAAAACCGTATCGTGAAATATGTGTGGGGACTGATGAGTGTCTCCATTGCCGCACAGATTATTACCGCTCCCATTGTGCTTTACTATTTCTCTCGTTTCTCCACCCACTTTCTGCTGACTAATATCATTGTGGTTCCATTGGTTTCGGTCATTATGTATTTGGCGGTTTTTACGCTTTGCATAGGATTCATTCCCCCTCTGCAGGCTCTTTTAGCCTATCTGCTAAAGGAATCAATTAAATTACTAAACGGAACAGTTGTTTTTGTTGAGCACCTACCCTATTCTTCTATTGACCACATCTGGCTGAACACCGTAGACGTTGCCGTCTTTTATCTTATCTTTCTTTTCTTCAGTCTTTATTTTGTGGCTAAAAAACGGTGGGCACTGTTTAGCCTGCTGTCATGCATATTAGTTCTATTTCTTTTTCATGCCGAAGAAACATATAAACATCAGAACATTCGTTCCATTGTTTTCTATAATGCCCGCAACTGCCCCACTGTTCACTTAATTGAGTCGCGGGAAACTTCATATCTCTTTTCTGCCGAAAAAGATGATGTTCACAAAAAGTTGCGATATGCCGCCCGCCGTTTCTGGGATAAAAATCAGTTAAACAGTCCGCAAACACTTCCTTCTGAGTATAGTGGAAAAGAAATATGGAGACACAACAACATGCTCTGCTTTGAAGGAAAAACTATCTGCATGATAAAAGACAACAGTTGGCGAAACAAAATATCCGATAAACCGTTATACATTGATTATTTATATATCTGTAAAGGCTATAAAGGAAAATTGGTGTGGCTTATGCCCCTTTTTAATGCAAAAAAAGTGGTTATAGATGGCTCCATAAGTGATTATCACAAGGAAGCATTCAAGAAAGAATGCACACTTTTAGGAATGAACTTTATTTCGTTATCCGAAAAAGGAGCCTTCCAAATCGCTCTTTAA
- the rpe gene encoding ribulose-phosphate 3-epimerase, whose translation MKHKISPSLLAANFSNLAEDIEMINRSEADWLHLDIMDGVFVPNISFGFPVIKAVSRICEKPLDVHLMIVNPEKFIPQIKAVGAKIMNVHYEACPHLHRVIQQIREAGMEPAVTINPSTPVSLLKDIIEDVYMVLIMSVNPGFGGQKFIKHSIEKVKELRLLIDKTGSDALIEVDGGVNKETATLLLDAGADVLVAGNAIFSAPSPEEMIHQLKTL comes from the coding sequence ATGAAACATAAAATTTCCCCATCACTGCTCGCTGCCAATTTTTCCAATCTGGCAGAAGATATCGAAATGATAAACCGAAGCGAGGCCGACTGGTTGCATCTTGATATTATGGACGGTGTGTTTGTTCCTAATATTTCCTTTGGATTTCCCGTTATTAAAGCAGTCAGCAGAATCTGTGAAAAGCCGCTTGATGTGCATTTGATGATTGTAAATCCCGAGAAATTTATTCCGCAAATAAAAGCAGTTGGGGCAAAAATTATGAATGTACATTACGAAGCCTGTCCGCACCTTCACCGGGTAATTCAACAAATCCGCGAAGCCGGAATGGAACCTGCCGTAACTATAAATCCATCCACTCCGGTATCTTTGCTGAAAGATATAATAGAAGACGTATATATGGTTCTGATTATGAGCGTAAATCCCGGATTTGGCGGTCAGAAATTCATTAAACATTCAATAGAAAAGGTAAAGGAACTCCGACTGTTGATAGATAAAACAGGATCAGATGCACTGATTGAGGTAGATGGCGGTGTAAATAAGGAAACAGCCACTCTGTTACTGGATGCAGGAGCCGACGTACTTGTTGCAGGTAATGCAATCTTTTCTGCGCCTTCCCCTGAAGAGATGATTCATCAGTTAAAAACATTATAA
- a CDS encoding sigma-70 family RNA polymerase sigma factor: MNNLKKMTDEELVILYSKGKNQAFDTLLNRYQNRLYSYIYFIVKNTEIAEDIFQETFVKAIMTIKQGRYTENGKFPAWLTRIAHNLIIDNYRQERNENVVSNDSCEVDLLNDMKLSEGTIEMDIINEQIHEDVRHLIKLLPDNQREIINMRFYQDLSFKEIAKTTGVSINTALGRMRYAIINLRRMAEEKEIILTPE, from the coding sequence ATGAACAATTTGAAAAAGATGACCGATGAGGAATTGGTTATCCTATATTCAAAAGGAAAAAATCAAGCTTTTGATACACTACTTAACCGGTATCAGAATAGGTTATATTCCTATATTTATTTCATTGTAAAGAACACCGAAATTGCGGAAGACATCTTTCAGGAGACTTTCGTTAAAGCGATTATGACCATTAAACAGGGACGTTACACGGAAAATGGAAAGTTCCCTGCCTGGCTTACCCGCATAGCTCATAACCTTATCATTGATAATTATCGCCAGGAACGAAATGAAAATGTGGTATCCAATGATAGCTGCGAAGTAGATTTGCTGAATGATATGAAGCTATCTGAAGGAACTATTGAAATGGACATTATTAACGAGCAGATTCATGAAGATGTGCGACATTTAATTAAATTGCTTCCTGATAATCAGCGGGAAATAATAAACATGCGCTTCTATCAGGATCTCAGTTTTAAGGAGATAGCCAAAACCACCGGAGTAAGTATCAACACCGCTTTGGGAAGAATGCGCTATGCCATCATCAACCTTCGCCGTATGGCAGAAGAGAAAGAGATAATTCTCACCCCCGAATAA
- the fmt gene encoding methionyl-tRNA formyltransferase, which translates to MEKKNLRIVYMGTPDFAVESLKCLVEGGYNVVGVITMPDKPAGRGHKVQFSPVKQYALEQNLPLLQPEKLKDESFIEALGEWKADLQIVVAFRMLPEVVWAMPRLGTFNLHASLLPQYRGAAPINWAVINGDTETGITTFFLQQAIDTGKVIQQVHIPIADTDNVEVVHDKLMVLGGKLVIETVDAILEDRVKPIPQEDMVQPTELRPAPKIFKETCRINWSGNVKQTYDFIRGLSPYPAAWTELHNGEEAPLAMKVFETEKIEKEHTNIPGSIQTDGKTYLHVAVKNGYLSIKSLQLAGKKRLAIDEFLRGFKLSDEMNLH; encoded by the coding sequence ATGGAAAAGAAAAACCTGAGAATAGTATATATGGGAACGCCCGACTTTGCCGTGGAATCCCTCAAATGCCTTGTTGAAGGTGGATATAATGTGGTGGGTGTAATCACAATGCCCGACAAACCTGCCGGACGAGGACATAAGGTTCAGTTCTCACCCGTAAAGCAATATGCCCTGGAACAGAATCTTCCCCTGCTTCAACCGGAAAAACTTAAGGATGAATCATTCATAGAAGCTCTTGGGGAATGGAAAGCCGACCTGCAAATTGTAGTGGCCTTCCGCATGCTGCCCGAAGTGGTTTGGGCAATGCCTCGCCTGGGTACATTTAATTTACATGCATCCCTACTTCCGCAATACCGTGGAGCAGCTCCAATTAACTGGGCTGTAATTAATGGAGATACAGAAACAGGCATTACCACCTTCTTCCTTCAGCAAGCAATAGATACAGGTAAAGTTATTCAGCAAGTGCATATTCCAATAGCCGACACGGATAATGTGGAAGTGGTACACGATAAACTAATGGTACTGGGAGGTAAACTGGTTATTGAAACAGTAGATGCTATTCTTGAAGATCGTGTAAAGCCAATCCCTCAGGAAGATATGGTTCAACCCACAGAGTTACGCCCTGCACCGAAAATCTTTAAAGAGACGTGCCGCATTAATTGGTCGGGAAATGTGAAGCAGACTTATGACTTTATCCGCGGACTATCGCCCTACCCTGCCGCATGGACAGAACTTCACAACGGAGAAGAAGCACCTCTTGCAATGAAAGTCTTTGAAACAGAAAAGATAGAAAAAGAACATACAAACATTCCGGGCAGCATACAAACAGACGGTAAAACCTATCTGCACGTAGCTGTTAAAAACGGATATCTGTCCATCAAATCCCTTCAGTTGGCGGGGAAGAAACGACTTGCCATTGATGAGTTTCTCCGTGGCTTTAAACTTTCAGATGAAATGAATCTTCATTAA
- a CDS encoding chloride channel protein, which produces MRTEKISLLQRFIIWRENHIKEKQFILLLSFVVGVCTAFAALVLKFLIHLIQNFLTDNFNATEANYLYLVYPVVGILLVGLFVRNIVKDDISHGVTKILYSISRRQGRIKRHNIWSSTIASAITIGCGGSVGAEAPIVLTGSAIGSNLGSMFKMEHKTLMLLIGCGAAGAVAGIFKAPIAGVVFTLEVLMIDLTMASLLPLLISSVTAATVSYIFMGTEAMFKFNLDQAFDMKRIPYVIFLGIFCGLVSLYFTRASNSVETIFSKLDGPYKKLALGGFMLSVLIFLFPPLYGEGYDTINLLLKGAASGEWQTVMNNSLFYGNNHLLLVYLFLIIVFKVFASTATNGGGGCGGIFAPSLFLGCIAGFVFSHLSNELGFFIDLPEKNFALMGMAGVMAGVMHAPLLGIFLIAELTGGYDLFLPLMICSVSSYLTIIIFEPHSLYSMRLAKKGQLLTHHKDKTVLTLMKMENVVETDFEQVSPDMDLAELVKVISKAKRNLFPVVDNNGILKGVVLLDDIRKIMFRQELYHRFTVSKLMISVPAKLLVADSMEQVMHTFDETHAWNLPVVDEEGKYVGFVSKSKIFNSYRQLLVHFSED; this is translated from the coding sequence ATGAGAACAGAAAAAATAAGCTTATTACAGCGTTTCATTATTTGGCGCGAGAATCATATAAAGGAAAAACAATTTATCCTTTTACTGAGTTTTGTAGTAGGAGTCTGTACTGCTTTTGCTGCTTTAGTTCTAAAATTCCTGATTCATCTGATTCAGAATTTCCTGACAGATAACTTTAACGCCACAGAGGCTAACTACCTTTACCTGGTTTATCCGGTTGTAGGTATTTTATTAGTCGGTCTCTTTGTGCGTAATATAGTGAAAGATGACATTAGTCACGGTGTGACCAAAATTCTCTATTCCATTTCACGGAGACAGGGCAGAATTAAAAGACACAATATCTGGTCATCAACCATTGCCAGTGCCATAACCATCGGATGCGGCGGGTCTGTAGGAGCCGAAGCACCAATTGTACTTACCGGTTCTGCCATTGGTTCCAATCTGGGAAGCATGTTCAAGATGGAGCACAAAACATTGATGTTACTCATTGGATGCGGAGCTGCCGGGGCAGTTGCAGGAATCTTCAAAGCGCCCATTGCCGGAGTAGTATTTACGCTGGAAGTGCTAATGATTGACCTTACCATGGCTTCACTCCTTCCTCTTTTAATATCTTCAGTTACAGCAGCCACAGTATCCTATATCTTCATGGGCACGGAAGCTATGTTTAAGTTTAATCTAGACCAGGCTTTTGATATGAAGCGTATTCCTTACGTTATATTTTTAGGAATATTCTGCGGACTCGTATCTTTGTATTTCACACGTGCATCTAATTCTGTGGAAACAATTTTCAGTAAGTTAGACGGGCCCTACAAGAAACTTGCGCTTGGCGGATTTATGCTAAGTGTTCTGATCTTCCTCTTCCCGCCTCTCTATGGTGAAGGATATGATACTATCAACCTTTTACTTAAAGGAGCAGCTTCAGGAGAATGGCAAACAGTGATGAATAATTCTCTTTTCTACGGAAACAATCATTTGTTATTAGTCTATTTATTCCTTATTATAGTATTTAAAGTCTTTGCATCAACTGCCACCAACGGAGGTGGAGGTTGTGGTGGTATCTTTGCACCTAGTTTGTTTTTAGGTTGTATTGCTGGATTTGTCTTTTCTCATCTTTCAAATGAACTGGGATTCTTTATTGATTTACCCGAAAAGAATTTTGCACTGATGGGAATGGCCGGAGTTATGGCTGGAGTTATGCATGCTCCATTGCTGGGAATCTTCCTTATTGCTGAGCTAACTGGAGGATACGACCTTTTTCTTCCTTTGATGATTTGCTCAGTAAGTTCTTATCTTACAATTATTATCTTTGAACCTCATAGTCTTTATTCCATGCGTTTGGCCAAGAAGGGACAACTTCTTACTCACCATAAAGATAAAACAGTGCTTACGCTGATGAAGATGGAGAATGTTGTTGAAACGGATTTCGAGCAAGTATCTCCTGATATGGATCTGGCAGAGCTGGTAAAGGTTATTTCTAAAGCGAAAAGAAATCTATTCCCGGTGGTTGATAATAATGGAATTCTGAAAGGTGTTGTTTTACTTGATGACATACGAAAAATAATGTTCAGACAAGAGCTTTATCATCGTTTTACAGTAAGCAAGCTAATGATATCTGTTCCTGCCAAATTATTAGTGGCCGACTCTATGGAACAGGTGATGCACACTTTCGATGAAACTCATGCATGGAATCTGCCAGTAGTTGATGAAGAAGGAAAATATGTGGGATTCGTTTCCAAATCAAAGATCTTCAATTCATACAGACAATTGCTGGTACACTTCTCTGAAGATTAA
- a CDS encoding sugar transferase encodes MKISQRKQLIKYLSGDYIAANVIWLLTNIYRYDYIASSLGFDNLASYLFSEKILAEQVFIPLFWLLLYYFSGYYNNPMKKSRLFELNKTLVSVEIGVLIVFFAIVINDLPRDYKVYYKLLGILFLGQFLFTYAIRALITQKLTKKIHNRKAGFSTLIVGAGERAQKLAAELDSQPQSLGYLITGFIDIGKDTCIIKDKPVGKWDDIGKIIREQGIEEIIVAPDSTNEKELFELLNGLYHYNLPIKAITLENSVLARKVKMSAIYGTPMIEVTRDNMSEGEKNIKKALDRIIAAGALILLSPLFAWIAWKIKKDSPGSIFYVQERLGYRGKPFSMIKFRTMKMDAENGNPQLSCENDSRVTNIGKILRKYRLDELPQFWNILKGEMSLVGPRPERKFYVDQVICKAPYFYQTLSVKPGITSWGMVKYGYANTVDKMIERLQYDLIYLENRSLGIDIKILIYTIRTILTGKGM; translated from the coding sequence ATGAAAATAAGCCAAAGGAAACAACTTATAAAGTATCTTTCAGGAGATTATATAGCAGCCAATGTTATCTGGCTCCTGACAAATATTTATCGATATGACTATATTGCTTCTTCCCTTGGTTTTGACAATTTAGCCTCTTATCTTTTTTCAGAAAAGATATTAGCCGAACAGGTTTTTATCCCTCTATTTTGGTTATTACTATACTATTTCTCAGGGTATTATAATAATCCAATGAAAAAGTCCAGATTATTTGAGCTTAACAAAACCTTAGTATCTGTAGAAATCGGTGTACTTATTGTTTTCTTTGCAATAGTAATAAATGATTTACCCAGAGATTATAAGGTCTATTACAAATTGTTAGGCATACTTTTTTTAGGGCAGTTTCTTTTTACATATGCCATACGGGCGCTAATCACCCAAAAACTGACAAAAAAGATACACAATAGAAAAGCTGGATTCAGCACCCTCATTGTAGGAGCAGGAGAACGTGCACAGAAACTTGCAGCAGAGCTCGATTCTCAGCCACAGTCTCTTGGTTATCTTATAACAGGCTTTATCGACATCGGGAAAGATACTTGTATAATAAAAGACAAACCGGTGGGAAAGTGGGACGATATCGGAAAGATTATCAGGGAGCAGGGTATCGAAGAAATTATTGTAGCGCCTGATTCTACCAATGAGAAGGAACTATTTGAATTGCTAAACGGTCTCTACCACTATAATCTCCCAATAAAGGCTATCACTTTAGAGAACAGCGTATTAGCCCGTAAAGTAAAAATGTCGGCAATATATGGCACACCCATGATTGAGGTTACAAGAGATAATATGTCTGAAGGAGAAAAGAATATTAAAAAAGCGCTTGACCGGATTATAGCTGCCGGAGCCCTGATACTATTGTCTCCGCTCTTTGCCTGGATAGCATGGAAGATAAAAAAAGATTCTCCGGGAAGCATTTTTTACGTTCAGGAAAGGCTTGGCTATAGAGGAAAACCATTTTCGATGATTAAATTCAGAACTATGAAAATGGATGCAGAAAATGGGAACCCACAATTATCCTGTGAGAATGACAGCAGGGTAACAAATATTGGAAAAATATTACGAAAATATCGTCTGGATGAGCTTCCACAGTTTTGGAACATTCTAAAAGGAGAGATGTCATTAGTAGGTCCACGCCCTGAAAGAAAATTCTATGTGGATCAAGTTATTTGCAAAGCTCCCTACTTTTATCAGACGTTATCTGTAAAACCAGGCATTACCTCCTGGGGCATGGTAAAATACGGATATGCAAACACGGTAGATAAGATGATTGAACGTCTGCAATATGACCTGATATATCTGGAAAACCGCTCTTTAGGCATAGATATAAAAATTTTAATATATACAATTAGAACAATACTTACCGGTAAAGGTATGTAA